In Shewanella sp. GD04112, the sequence ACATCGCAAAAAAATCCCCCATACCAACTGATTTTCATCAATACGGCCTTGGTAAATAACCAACAAAAATGACGAATGTACCCAAAATAACCCGCTCATTGGCGCATTAAGCCACGTATCAAAAATGCACAATGTAAAAATCCATCTATGCTTGATCACAGTTGTGTCATCTAAACTCGCTAAAGTGATTGTTAACTAAGCAGTAAATACACAACAGACTCACTGTCAGGGCCGTACAAAGCCTGCACACTCTGGGCGCGCAAACATATCAATTAAGGGAATGGTTATTTATCTAGCTCGACTTAACCAGCAAGATAAACAAAGGTTTATGCAAAGAACGCGAAGCGTATATCGGCATAAATCGACTGAATAGGAAATCAATCAATGAATATGTCACAAAAAATGGCGGCAGAATTTTTGGGCACTCTGTGGCTCGTTCTCGGCGGCTGCGGCAGCGCAGTGCTGGCGGCGGCCTTTCCAGAAGTTGGGATAGGCTTACTTGGGGTGGCGTTAGCCTTTGGTTTAACGGTTCTGACGATGGCGTTCGCCATTGGTCATATTTCAGGTTGCCACTTAAACCCCGCCGTATCCTTTGGACTCTGGGCTGGCGGACGTTTTCCGGCATCGGAACTGCTACCTTATATCATTGCCCAAGTGGCGGGCGGTATTGTCGGTGCTGGCGTATTGTACGCAATCGCCTCAGGGCAAGAAGGTTTTAGTCTCGCGGCGGGCTTTGCTTCTAACGGCTTTGGCGAACATTCGCCCGGCGGTTACAGCATGATGTCGGTGTTGATCTGCGAAATCATGATGACCTTGTTCTTTCTATTGGTGATTTTAGGGGCGACCGATGAGCGAGCACCTAAAGGCTTTGCGCCCATTGCGATTGGTCTGTGTTTAACTCTTATCCACTTGATCAGTATTCCCGTGTCAAACACCTCGGTCAATCCGGCACGCAG encodes:
- the aqpZ gene encoding aquaporin Z — translated: MNMSQKMAAEFLGTLWLVLGGCGSAVLAAAFPEVGIGLLGVALAFGLTVLTMAFAIGHISGCHLNPAVSFGLWAGGRFPASELLPYIIAQVAGGIVGAGVLYAIASGQEGFSLAAGFASNGFGEHSPGGYSMMSVLICEIMMTLFFLLVILGATDERAPKGFAPIAIGLCLTLIHLISIPVSNTSVNPARSTGPALFVGDWAVSQLWIFWVAPILGAILAGVIYRYFNAAK